In Thermococcus chitonophagus, the genomic stretch CAAAAATCCTTGCTATTTTATCAATTTCATCTATTGTCAATTCTTCCTTGGGTAACGTTATTCCATTCAGCTCTGGTGAGTCTTTTGCTCTCTTTACTGCATAGTAAAGCAGGGCCAAACCAGATAAACGTTCATCCAATTCCAACCCCCGGCTTATTATTACACGTCTATTTTCAGTTCCATTTTCAGTTTCAACTTTAGTAGTGTCTTCATAGGACTCAAGGATGTCTCTTATTTTTCCGAAAATCTGATCCTTGGAGGGGAAAAATTTTGCAAAGGCTAACGGGAAGCCATTGGCAAGGGCACTTATAAACGCATCCCAACGCTGGTTATTAACTTTGAAGTACATTGGAGAAGGCAGTATCTCTGAATCCTCAATTACATGGATTTGTAAAGCTCCCCCCGCCTTTGGATAAGGCTCCGCGTTCACAACGGTAAGCTTAACACGTCCGAAGTATGCTCCTATTGTCGACAGCTCCCTAACAGCTCTGTATGTCAACACGGGCATGAAATTAAGTCCATGAGTTAGATCCAGTATTATCTCCAAGTTAGTGGAAGGCAACAGTTCAGCAAGCTTAGCCATTATAAAGTGGTAATAGTCAGTGGCATGTCCATTCTCAACTGTTACCCTGACTTCAATTGACTGTTGAGAAGTAGCCTTTGTTACTTTGGCTTTGAAATCCCCTATCCCGGGGGCAACTATTGTTTTAATTTTTCCAGTATCAAGGAACTCACGAAGTGCGTCTCTCACGTACCCAGGAGCCTTTGTCGTACTTTCATTACATAGTTCCTCAACATACCGCCAAATCCTGTTTTCAACATTTTCTATGACTTTTTCATA encodes the following:
- the csx1 gene encoding CRISPR-associated CARF protein Csx1; this encodes MEGEKFERVLITTWGNPFGWKETAYYISGLKDEVKTRSTLPVLVAAYNPDLVIIIALDTLVNYIGCKDNINNCSEIWPYPDEDGRFEDVGSYEKVIENVENRIWRYVEELCNESTTKAPGYVRDALREFLDTGKIKTIVAPGIGDFKAKVTKATSQQSIEVRVTVENGHATDYYHFIMAKLAELLPSTNLEIILDLTHGLNFMPVLTYRAVRELSTIGAYFGRVKLTVVNAEPYPKAGGALQIHVIEDSEILPSPMYFKVNNQRWDAFISALANGFPLAFAKFFPSKDQIFGKIRDILESYEDTTKVETENGTENRRVIISRGLELDERLSGLALLYYAVKRAKDSPELNGITLPKEELTIDEIDKIARIFEKIPAIGERVRYEVKKLRNLNNKSGPTWEPRSKLDTGWNPHNRICQNNNDKNCIKPRNFIAHSGLEMNVVELKLGNNTLFVRYPPSKENIVVDLCNLALSRKFGGECR